The following coding sequences are from one Spirochaetota bacterium window:
- the asnS gene encoding asparagine--tRNA ligase, with product MNRTIINNLLNAESSGYDVLIKGWIRTKRESKGFCFIEVNDGSTIRNMQVIADETLLKYDEIKALSVGCSVSISGELVDSPGKGQRYEIRAKEIIAYGIADPEAYPLQKKRHSFEFLREIAHLRPRTNTFGAVLRVRNALTFAIHKFFQERGFIYVHTPIITASDCEGAGEIFKVTTLDLMSLAKGNEDLDYTKDFFGKKVGLTVSGQLEGEALASALGNIYTFGPTFRAENSNTARHLSEFWMVEPEMAFAELEDNVRLAEDFLRYILKYCLDNCQDDMEFFNIRIKKGIIDTIEKIINSKFEVITYTEAIDILAGSGMNFEFPVKWGLDLQSEHERFITENKFKKPIVIINYPQEIKAFYMKLNQDEKTVRAMDVLVPGIGEIIGGSEREDRYDVLLNRMKSSGIDPEDYWWYLDIRRFGTIPHSGFGLGLERTIQLITGMQNIRDVIPFPRSPKSADF from the coding sequence TTGAATCGAACAATAATAAACAATTTACTTAACGCAGAATCCTCAGGATATGATGTCCTCATTAAGGGATGGATAAGAACAAAAAGAGAGTCAAAGGGATTTTGCTTTATTGAGGTTAATGATGGTTCTACTATCAGAAACATGCAGGTGATTGCTGATGAGACACTGCTAAAATATGATGAGATAAAAGCTTTGAGCGTTGGTTGTAGTGTATCCATATCAGGGGAGTTGGTGGATTCACCCGGCAAGGGACAAAGATATGAAATTAGGGCAAAGGAAATAATCGCCTATGGTATTGCTGATCCAGAGGCTTACCCGCTTCAGAAGAAGAGACATTCATTTGAATTTTTGCGGGAAATAGCTCATCTTAGACCAAGAACCAACACCTTTGGGGCTGTTTTAAGAGTGCGCAATGCTTTGACATTCGCAATTCATAAATTCTTTCAGGAGAGAGGTTTTATCTATGTTCACACACCAATAATAACTGCAAGCGATTGCGAGGGTGCTGGAGAGATATTCAAGGTTACCACTTTAGATCTAATGAGTTTAGCTAAGGGGAATGAAGATTTGGACTACACAAAGGACTTCTTCGGCAAAAAAGTCGGATTAACTGTTAGCGGACAATTAGAGGGTGAAGCACTTGCATCAGCCTTAGGTAATATATATACATTTGGTCCTACCTTCAGGGCTGAAAATTCAAACACAGCTAGACATTTGTCTGAGTTCTGGATGGTTGAGCCTGAAATGGCCTTTGCTGAACTGGAAGATAATGTTCGATTGGCAGAGGATTTCCTTAGGTATATATTAAAGTATTGTCTTGATAATTGTCAGGATGATATGGAATTCTTTAATATCAGAATTAAGAAGGGGATAATAGATACTATTGAGAAAATAATAAATTCTAAATTTGAGGTTATAACATATACAGAAGCTATTGATATATTAGCTGGATCCGGCATGAATTTTGAATTTCCAGTTAAATGGGGACTCGACCTTCAGTCAGAACATGAGAGATTTATTACTGAGAATAAGTTTAAAAAGCCGATAGTAATAATAAACTATCCTCAGGAGATTAAGGCCTTTTATATGAAGTTGAATCAGGATGAAAAGACAGTAAGAGCTATGGATGTTCTGGTTCCAGGAATAGGGGAGATCATCGGTGGCAGCGAACGAGAGGATCGCTATGATGTGCTTTTAAACAGGATGAAGAGTTCAGGAATTGATCCAGAAGACTATTGGTGGTATCTGGATATTAGAAGATTTGGCACTATTCCTCATTCAGGTTTTGGATTAGGTCTTGAAAGAACCATTCAACTTATTACAGGTATGCAGAATATACGTGATGTAATACCCTTCCCTAGATCTCCCAAGAGCGCTGATTTCTGA
- the galE gene encoding UDP-glucose 4-epimerase GalE, producing MDVLITGGAGYIGSHVVKLLGETGDFNITTVDNLSTGKRSAILFGEFIEADLSDFSLIEKIIQERRFDAIIHFAASIVVPESVENPLKYYLNNTVNTINLINLCNKYGIKDFIFSSTAAVYGNPREIPVRENEPLCPISPYGTSKMMIEQVLIDSAMANLNFQYAILRYFNVAGADVKGRIGQSFDNATHLIKVAAQTVLGAREKIDIFGDDYDTPDGTGIRDYIHVDDLAMAHLIALEYLQSNDSDIFNCGYGHGFSVKEVIETMKEVSKIDFRVDLAPRRAGDAAILISDNSKIVEKLKFKPQYDDIELICKTALEWERKCI from the coding sequence ATGGATGTATTAATTACCGGTGGGGCTGGTTATATAGGAAGTCACGTGGTTAAACTCTTAGGTGAGACGGGTGATTTTAATATTACAACAGTAGATAATCTATCAACAGGGAAAAGGAGTGCGATACTCTTTGGTGAATTTATAGAGGCTGATTTATCAGATTTTAGTTTAATTGAGAAAATAATTCAGGAAAGGCGGTTTGACGCAATCATACATTTTGCAGCAAGCATTGTGGTGCCTGAAAGCGTAGAGAATCCATTAAAATATTATTTAAATAATACTGTTAATACTATTAATTTAATCAATCTTTGCAATAAATATGGAATTAAAGATTTTATATTTTCATCTACGGCCGCTGTTTATGGAAATCCAAGGGAGATCCCAGTGAGGGAGAATGAACCTCTATGCCCCATCAGTCCCTATGGCACAAGCAAGATGATGATTGAACAGGTACTCATAGATTCGGCAATGGCAAACTTGAATTTTCAATATGCAATATTGAGGTATTTTAATGTAGCAGGTGCTGATGTGAAGGGACGAATAGGTCAGTCTTTTGATAATGCAACACACCTAATCAAGGTTGCGGCACAAACTGTTCTGGGGGCAAGAGAAAAAATTGATATTTTTGGAGATGATTATGACACTCCAGATGGTACCGGAATAAGAGATTATATACATGTTGATGATCTGGCTATGGCCCACCTAATTGCTCTTGAGTATCTCCAGAGTAATGATAGCGATATATTCAACTGTGGTTATGGTCATGGTTTCAGCGTTAAGGAGGTAATTGAGACAATGAAAGAGGTGAGCAAGATAGATTTCCGGGTTGACTTGGCCCCAAGAAGAGCAGGAGATGCAGCAATCTTAATTTCTGATAATTCAAAAATTGTTGAAAAGCTAAAATTCAAGCCACAATATGATGATATTGAGCTAATATGCAAAACAGCCCTGGAATGGGAGAGAAAGTGTATTTAG
- the alaS gene encoding alanine--tRNA ligase — MLKVNDLRKSFLQFFELRDHKIIASSSLVPRNDPTLLFTNAGMVQFKNVFLGQEKRSYNRAATVQRCVRAGGKHNDLEKVGYTARHHTFFEMLGNFSFGDYFKLEAITYAWDFLTKELRLPEERFWITVYKDDDEAADIWLNEIGINPKRFSRMGEKDNFWAMGDTGPCGPCSEIFYDHGKDVPGGPPGSPNDHMDRFVEIWNLVFMQYNRSADGSLTPLPKPSVDTGMGLERLAAVIQGVHSNYDIDIFQNLLRAVAEVTGKEDLENKSLRVIADHIRSSSFLIADNVLPSNEGRGYVLRRIIRRAIRHGHKLKSPPIFFHNLVSTLAKEMGDAYPELLDIQTKIGKILCYEEEQFNRTLDNGMSILAQAIEDLDGKIIPGEIAFKLYDTYGFPLDLTADVAREYDIIVDEVGFLKAMEEQRTRGKSSWRKNGSAFEKIFEQMSNNAGSTNFLGYENDTIESDILVLANNKGVLGQLKMNERGSLVTKDTSFYGESGGQVGDTGRIISSNGIFCVNDTKIYNDTIIHTGEVTDGGFRVGDRVKTEIDVLKRNLIRSNHTATHLLQAALRMILGTHIQQSGSLVASERFRFDFLHFNPLTGEEIAEVERIVNDKIWRALPVTTEIMNIDEATAKGALAVFDEKYDEMVRVVSVENYSMELCGGTHVDNTGKIGVFKILKESSPGAGMRRIEAATLKGILDRFIVQQEIVSKLSRGLNVSEKEIVKKVEHIVESYNNLLKESKRIKSEDFITDIESLISHASVVGDVKMITHQFDNVDVNQLREIADLIRSKEQHSLVCFGSRSNDKAFLLCAATKKAVAKGIDCGSLVKEIAPIIGGGGGGRKDMAQAGGKSMERLRDALDKAENIAQRMIIK; from the coding sequence ATGTTAAAGGTTAACGATCTAAGAAAGTCTTTCCTTCAATTCTTTGAATTGAGAGATCACAAAATCATAGCTTCGAGTTCTCTTGTTCCGAGGAATGATCCGACATTGCTGTTTACAAATGCTGGAATGGTTCAGTTTAAAAATGTTTTTTTAGGACAGGAAAAACGCAGCTACAATCGAGCTGCAACTGTTCAGCGCTGTGTTCGAGCAGGAGGGAAGCATAATGACCTTGAAAAGGTAGGTTATACCGCTCGACATCACACCTTCTTTGAAATGCTGGGCAATTTTAGCTTTGGTGATTATTTCAAGCTTGAGGCTATTACATATGCTTGGGATTTCTTAACAAAGGAATTGCGACTGCCTGAAGAGCGCTTCTGGATAACAGTTTACAAGGATGATGATGAGGCTGCGGATATTTGGCTTAATGAGATCGGCATCAACCCAAAGCGCTTTTCTAGAATGGGCGAGAAGGATAACTTCTGGGCAATGGGGGATACAGGGCCTTGTGGTCCATGTTCTGAAATTTTTTATGACCATGGCAAGGATGTGCCAGGCGGGCCTCCCGGAAGCCCTAATGATCATATGGATCGTTTTGTGGAGATATGGAACCTCGTCTTTATGCAGTACAATCGCTCTGCTGATGGTTCCTTAACCCCCCTTCCGAAACCATCTGTAGATACAGGTATGGGATTGGAACGTTTAGCCGCAGTAATTCAGGGTGTTCACAGCAACTATGATATTGATATTTTCCAGAATCTACTTAGAGCTGTGGCTGAAGTAACTGGCAAGGAGGATTTGGAAAACAAATCATTGCGTGTTATAGCTGATCACATCCGCTCAAGCAGTTTTCTAATAGCTGACAATGTACTGCCATCCAATGAGGGACGTGGTTATGTTTTGCGGCGCATTATTCGTCGTGCCATACGACATGGACATAAACTTAAATCTCCCCCTATCTTCTTTCATAATCTTGTTTCAACACTGGCGAAGGAGATGGGGGATGCTTATCCGGAATTACTCGATATTCAAACTAAAATTGGAAAAATACTATGCTATGAAGAAGAACAGTTTAACAGAACCTTAGATAATGGCATGAGTATTCTCGCGCAGGCGATAGAAGATCTCGATGGCAAAATTATTCCTGGCGAGATTGCATTCAAGTTGTATGATACATATGGATTTCCCCTTGACCTCACCGCTGATGTCGCAAGGGAGTATGATATCATAGTTGATGAGGTCGGATTCCTGAAGGCAATGGAGGAACAACGCACCAGGGGTAAAAGTAGCTGGAGGAAAAATGGATCTGCTTTTGAAAAAATATTTGAACAAATGTCCAATAATGCTGGTAGCACCAATTTCTTGGGATATGAAAACGATACAATCGAGTCAGATATCCTTGTTCTGGCCAACAATAAGGGTGTATTAGGCCAGCTAAAGATGAATGAAAGGGGTAGCTTGGTAACAAAGGATACATCCTTTTATGGGGAATCCGGAGGGCAGGTCGGTGATACCGGAAGGATTATATCATCTAATGGCATCTTCTGTGTCAACGACACAAAGATTTATAATGATACTATTATCCATACAGGTGAGGTTACAGATGGTGGATTCAGGGTTGGAGATAGGGTTAAGACTGAAATAGATGTACTGAAACGGAATCTAATACGATCAAATCACACTGCCACTCATCTTTTACAGGCTGCCCTTAGGATGATATTAGGAACTCACATTCAACAATCTGGATCACTTGTAGCCTCTGAAAGATTCAGGTTCGATTTTTTACATTTTAATCCCTTGACAGGGGAGGAGATAGCTGAGGTTGAAAGGATTGTAAATGATAAGATATGGCGTGCTTTACCAGTTACAACGGAAATAATGAATATTGATGAAGCCACAGCAAAGGGGGCGCTTGCTGTATTTGATGAGAAGTATGATGAGATGGTAAGGGTTGTAAGTGTAGAAAACTACAGTATGGAGCTTTGTGGCGGTACACATGTTGATAATACTGGCAAGATAGGAGTATTCAAGATACTCAAGGAGTCCTCTCCCGGCGCTGGTATGAGACGTATCGAGGCTGCAACGCTAAAGGGGATCTTGGATAGATTTATTGTACAACAAGAAATAGTATCTAAGCTGAGCAGAGGTCTTAATGTATCTGAAAAAGAGATAGTCAAGAAGGTTGAGCATATTGTCGAAAGCTACAATAATCTTTTAAAGGAATCGAAGAGAATAAAATCCGAGGATTTTATTACTGATATTGAGTCATTGATTTCGCATGCTTCAGTGGTTGGAGATGTTAAAATGATTACACATCAGTTCGATAATGTTGATGTTAATCAACTTCGCGAGATAGCCGATTTGATTCGGTCAAAGGAACAGCATTCCTTGGTTTGTTTCGGATCAAGATCTAATGACAAGGCCTTTCTTTTATGCGCCGCGACAAAAAAAGCAGTTGCAAAGGGTATTGACTGTGGAAGCCTAGTTAAGGAGATCGCTCCTATTATTGGTGGTGGGGGTGGAGGAAGAAAGGATATGGCACAAGCTGGGGGAAAATCAATGGAGAGACTCAGGGATGCTTTAGATAAAGCGGAAAACATTGCTCAAAGAATGATTATCAAGTAA